One Panulirus ornatus isolate Po-2019 chromosome 1, ASM3632096v1, whole genome shotgun sequence genomic region harbors:
- the LOC139752888 gene encoding magnesium-dependent phosphatase 1-like has protein sequence MSLQKRPKLIAFDLDYTLWPFYVGVEMMGPFSEDANGKIVNGDNEIVQPFEDVPQILETLHEDQYTLAVASRALRSDLATDLLRLFKWNRYFTCVEIYEAKKTTHLQRIKEITNVEYSDMLLFDDEQRNKDDVKEIGVQTVKVTEGVTHGLVYQGLKEYAENSGV, from the exons ATGAGTTTGCAGAAGAGACCTAAACTGATCGCCTTTGATCTCG atTACACTTTGTGGCCATTTTATGTGGGCGTAGAAATGATGGGTCCATTCTCCGAGGATGC GAATGGGAAGATAGTGAATGGTGACAATGAAATCGTTCAGCCTTTTGAGGATGTACCCCAAATACTGGAGACGCTCCACGAGGACCAATATACCCTAGCTGTTGCATCTCGTGCTTTGCGTTCTGACTTGGCCACGGATCTCCTGAGACTCTTCAAATGGAACCGATACTTCACATGCGTTGAGATCTACGAGGCCAAGAAGACTACTCATCTTCAGAG AATCAAGGAAATAACTAATGTGGAGTACAGTGACATGCTGCTCTTCGATGACGAGCAGAGAAACAAGGACGACGTGAAGGAAATTGGCGTCCAGACGGTAAAGGTTACCGAAGGGGTGACGCATGGTCTGGTCTATCAGGGGCTCAAGGAGTATGCAGAGAACAGCGGTGTGTAG